The proteins below come from a single Eubacterium limosum genomic window:
- a CDS encoding TetR/AcrR family transcriptional regulator encodes MDETKQKIMDAAMGLVRDKGYAATTTKDIAREAGVNECTIFRKFKGKKDIILSAMEEKRWLPEIGPGILEKVSYELEPDLRLFMRTYLERITAEFVGLSIGLRAPQIYEETAPLIMKIPKSFMDALKAYFKEMAARGKIAAMDFDSLAMTIFSATFGYTFLTASFENRLSPVEQEAYIEKSAALFVRGIEQQ; translated from the coding sequence TTGGACGAGACAAAACAGAAAATCATGGACGCGGCCATGGGACTGGTGCGGGATAAAGGCTATGCGGCTACCACCACAAAAGATATCGCGCGGGAGGCCGGAGTGAACGAGTGCACTATTTTCCGCAAATTCAAAGGTAAAAAGGATATTATCCTGAGCGCCATGGAGGAAAAACGCTGGCTGCCTGAGATCGGGCCGGGTATTTTAGAGAAGGTGTCCTATGAACTTGAGCCGGATCTCAGGCTTTTTATGCGCACCTATCTGGAACGGATCACAGCCGAATTTGTGGGGCTATCCATCGGGCTGCGGGCACCGCAGATCTATGAGGAGACTGCCCCGCTGATAATGAAAATCCCAAAGTCTTTTATGGACGCTTTAAAGGCGTATTTTAAGGAGATGGCCGCCCGGGGGAAAATTGCAGCGATGGATTTTGACAGCCTGGCTATGACCATCTTTTCCGCAACTTTTGGCTATACCTTTCTCACTGCGTCCTTCGAGAACCGGCTGTCTCCTGTTGAGCAGGAGGCCTACATCGAAAAAAGCGCCGCTCTTTTTGTCAGAGGCATTGAGCAGCAGTAA